One genomic window of Corallococcus exiguus includes the following:
- a CDS encoding cysteine desulfurase family protein, with protein sequence MIYWDHNAAAPVRAEVGALLARAFTEGGFGNASSVHGGGREARARLDAARAKVARVLGCEPKEITFTASGSEADALALMGAYAARPAKDRRRVVSTTVEHPSALGALTQLEKDGAQVVRLSPDSNGRVPLESVLEALTPDTALCSLMWANNETGVLQPVAETARACRQRGILFHTDAVQAAGKVPLTLREVDADLLSLSAHKFGGPQGVGVLVVRKGVDVRALTPGHQEGGRRGGTQNVPYAEALALALELAAAEQANTAAKVAALRDTFEQQVLQRLPGVSVNGAGAPRVPNTSNLRFDGVEGEALLMALDLEDIRVSSGAACASGTLSPSHVLRAMGLSPTEARGSLRFSLGTGTTSAEVSRVVDALCTHVPRVRALEG encoded by the coding sequence GTGATCTACTGGGACCACAACGCCGCCGCGCCGGTGCGCGCGGAGGTGGGCGCGCTGCTCGCACGGGCCTTCACGGAAGGCGGCTTCGGCAACGCGTCCAGCGTGCACGGAGGTGGTCGCGAGGCCCGGGCCCGGTTGGACGCGGCGCGAGCGAAGGTGGCGCGCGTCCTGGGCTGCGAGCCGAAGGAGATCACCTTCACCGCGTCGGGCAGTGAGGCGGATGCGCTCGCGCTCATGGGCGCCTACGCGGCCCGCCCGGCGAAGGACCGCCGCCGCGTGGTGTCCACCACGGTGGAGCACCCGTCCGCGCTGGGGGCGCTCACGCAGTTGGAGAAGGACGGCGCCCAGGTGGTGCGGCTGTCCCCTGACTCCAACGGCCGTGTGCCGCTGGAGTCCGTGCTGGAGGCGCTCACGCCGGACACCGCGCTGTGTTCGCTGATGTGGGCCAACAACGAGACGGGCGTGCTGCAGCCGGTGGCGGAGACCGCGCGCGCGTGCCGTCAGCGCGGCATCCTCTTCCACACGGACGCCGTGCAGGCCGCGGGCAAGGTGCCGCTCACCTTGCGCGAAGTGGACGCGGACCTGCTCTCCCTCTCCGCGCACAAGTTCGGTGGCCCCCAGGGCGTGGGCGTGCTCGTGGTGCGCAAGGGCGTGGACGTGCGGGCGCTGACGCCCGGGCACCAGGAGGGAGGCCGACGCGGAGGCACGCAGAACGTGCCCTACGCAGAGGCCCTGGCCCTGGCCCTGGAGCTGGCCGCCGCGGAGCAGGCCAACACCGCCGCGAAGGTAGCGGCACTGCGCGACACCTTCGAACAGCAGGTGCTCCAGCGGCTGCCCGGGGTGTCGGTGAACGGCGCTGGCGCGCCCCGGGTGCCCAACACCAGCAACCTGCGCTTCGACGGCGTGGAGGGGGAAGCGCTGCTGATGGCGCTGGACCTGGAGGACATCCGCGTCTCGTCGGGAGCGGCCTGCGCGTCCGGCACGCTGTCCCCGTCCCACGTGCTGCGCGCCATGGGCCTCTCCCCTACCGAGGCGCGCGGCAGCCTGCGCTTCAGCCTGGGCACTGGCACCACCAGCGCGGAGGTCTCTCGCGTCGTGGACGCGCTGTGCACGCATGTGCCCCGGGTGCGCGCCCTCGAAGGCTGA
- the tyrS gene encoding tyrosine--tRNA ligase has product MNPDALRKATPEEQFEEVTRGTVDLHVPEDLKKKLQRSYDKGKPLVIKAGFDPSRPDLHLGHTLLLTRMRRFQEFGHTVVFLIGDFTALIGDPSGKNAARPPLTREQVKVNSETYKQQVFKVLDPDKTVVKFNSEWLDALGTEGMIRLAARYSVQRMLERDDFKKRYRENTSIAIHEFLYPLLQGYDSVALKADVELGATDQLFNLLVGRQLMKEEGLEPQVIMTGPILEGLDAKLVDGVITGSKMSKSLDNYVGIDEPADSIFGKLMSITDDLMWRYYKLLSAMPLKQVLELEEQTKSGAAHPKAAKVAFAQEMAARFQGEEAGRKAAEDFEKRFAKKELSTEDLPLVEVSLAGAEKMFVTKLLPETKFVASATEARKMMGQGGVKVNGEKVTDPKAELGAGEYTVQVGKLKVTRVKLS; this is encoded by the coding sequence ATGAACCCGGACGCACTGCGCAAGGCGACCCCCGAAGAGCAGTTCGAAGAAGTCACTCGCGGCACCGTGGATTTGCACGTGCCGGAGGACCTGAAGAAGAAGCTCCAGCGCTCCTATGACAAGGGCAAACCGCTCGTCATCAAGGCGGGCTTCGACCCCAGCCGTCCCGACCTGCACCTGGGCCACACGCTGCTGCTCACGCGCATGCGGCGCTTCCAGGAGTTCGGCCACACGGTGGTGTTCCTCATCGGTGACTTCACCGCCCTCATCGGGGACCCGTCCGGCAAGAACGCGGCCCGGCCTCCGCTCACCCGCGAGCAGGTGAAGGTCAACTCGGAGACGTACAAGCAGCAGGTCTTCAAGGTCCTGGACCCGGACAAGACGGTGGTGAAGTTCAACTCGGAGTGGCTCGACGCGCTGGGCACCGAGGGGATGATCCGCCTGGCGGCGCGCTACTCCGTGCAGCGCATGCTGGAGCGCGACGACTTCAAGAAGCGCTACCGGGAGAACACCTCCATCGCCATCCACGAGTTCCTCTACCCGCTCCTGCAGGGCTACGACTCCGTGGCGCTGAAGGCGGACGTGGAGCTGGGCGCGACGGATCAGCTCTTCAACCTGCTCGTCGGCCGGCAGCTGATGAAGGAAGAGGGCCTGGAGCCGCAGGTCATCATGACCGGCCCCATCCTGGAGGGCCTGGACGCGAAGCTGGTGGACGGCGTCATCACCGGCTCCAAGATGTCCAAGAGCCTGGACAACTACGTGGGCATCGACGAGCCGGCGGACAGCATCTTCGGCAAGTTGATGAGCATCACGGACGACCTGATGTGGCGGTACTACAAGCTCCTCTCCGCCATGCCGCTCAAGCAGGTGCTGGAGCTGGAGGAGCAGACGAAGTCCGGCGCGGCGCACCCCAAGGCCGCGAAGGTCGCCTTCGCGCAGGAGATGGCCGCGCGCTTCCAGGGTGAAGAGGCCGGCCGCAAGGCGGCGGAGGACTTCGAGAAGCGCTTCGCCAAGAAGGAGCTGTCCACGGAAGACCTGCCGCTCGTGGAGGTGTCGCTCGCGGGCGCGGAGAAGATGTTCGTCACGAAGCTGCTGCCGGAGACGAAGTTCGTCGCCTCCGCCACCGAGGCTCGCAAGATGATGGGCCAGGGCGGCGTGAAGGTGAACGGTGAGAAGGTCACCGACCCCAAGGCGGAGCTGGGGGCCGGCGAGTACACCGTGCAGGTGGGCAAGCTGAAGGTCACGCGCGTGAAGCTGTCCTGA
- a CDS encoding DHH family phosphoesterase, with the protein MPVTPSLQSRRAQLPAGSELTEPPPARLAKLPAADKLARLLQVAKGHRRALILTHDNPDPDSMAAAVSLAHLLERKAGIESHVGYGGIIGRAENVAFVRVLRLPVSHVSQIDFSQYDLFGLVDTQPPVRNHSLPARYRADLVVDHHPLREESLLAPFADVGGDFGATSTMLVEYLRAARLEPSVEIATALFYGIKADTRDLGRETTQTDVDSYLWLFPRCDKQLLGQIEHPELPARFFQLFHTSIEKAKVYGTAIITDLEEVYSPDLVAEVAERMMYLEGMKWSLAYGTFRNQLFLSLRVKDRRMNAGRLIRELCEDLGGSSGGHGSMAGARLPLSGSAAKRKALKREVVSRFLEAFGVSEERPVSLLSAQDT; encoded by the coding sequence ATGCCTGTCACCCCGTCCCTCCAAAGCCGCCGCGCCCAGCTTCCCGCCGGGAGCGAGCTCACGGAGCCTCCGCCAGCGCGGTTGGCGAAGTTGCCTGCCGCCGACAAGCTGGCCCGCCTGCTCCAGGTGGCCAAGGGTCACCGCCGGGCGCTCATCCTCACGCACGACAACCCGGACCCCGACTCCATGGCGGCGGCGGTGTCGCTCGCCCATCTGCTGGAGCGCAAGGCCGGCATCGAGTCCCACGTGGGCTACGGCGGCATCATTGGCCGTGCGGAGAATGTCGCCTTCGTGCGCGTGCTCCGGCTGCCGGTGTCGCACGTGTCGCAGATCGACTTCAGCCAGTACGACCTCTTCGGCCTGGTGGACACGCAGCCGCCGGTGCGCAACCACTCCCTGCCAGCGCGCTACCGCGCGGACCTGGTGGTGGACCACCATCCGCTGCGAGAGGAGAGCCTGCTGGCTCCCTTCGCGGACGTGGGCGGCGACTTCGGCGCCACCTCCACCATGCTGGTGGAGTACCTGCGGGCCGCTCGGCTGGAGCCGTCCGTGGAGATCGCCACCGCGCTCTTCTACGGCATCAAGGCGGACACGCGGGACCTGGGCCGAGAGACGACCCAGACGGACGTGGACAGCTACCTGTGGCTGTTCCCCCGCTGCGACAAGCAGCTCTTGGGACAGATTGAGCACCCGGAGTTGCCGGCGCGCTTCTTCCAGCTGTTCCACACGTCCATCGAGAAGGCGAAGGTCTACGGCACCGCCATCATCACCGACCTGGAGGAGGTCTACTCTCCGGACCTGGTGGCGGAGGTCGCCGAGCGGATGATGTACCTGGAAGGGATGAAGTGGTCCCTTGCGTACGGAACGTTCCGCAACCAGCTCTTCCTGAGCCTGCGCGTGAAGGACCGGCGCATGAACGCGGGCCGCCTCATCCGCGAGCTGTGCGAGGACCTGGGCGGTTCGTCCGGCGGCCACGGCAGCATGGCGGGCGCGCGGCTGCCCCTGTCCGGCAGCGCGGCCAAGCGCAAGGCGCTCAAGCGCGAGGTGGTGTCGCGCTTCCTCGAAGCCTTTGGTGTCTCCGAGGAGCGGCCGGTGTCGCTGCTGTCCGCGCAGGACACGTGA
- a CDS encoding EndoU domain-containing protein, with protein sequence MRLSGSLACFFLALSTAPIAFAGSGVFVTEEAVDAVDQPESSKVVFSVQPGVSYPLMKKGGPDRAWCKLQGPKAEGWVLCDGTPTDAVQKAPGTDALVRADHENTRQQQASRGGGVSLAEARPIGSGAGAGAPAAEPDDGEEVTVAVRAPAGRAAAPGDAAACASTCDQPPLFAKAPALSAMDREVLDLCPARPDASVSAGDVQRFFAKHYDDARVQRALSAAGRPGSRQANIEWLTSLWVSTGPRNAFTHVFCGDDWQRGPIGGLHFLPRYAQLEAEGKVCYQGPARGEEAVRGEQYLIRFNGLSPWSCGVKRTGSFATSQDAVSIAAIGTRAFARCCARGGAKKEGGVYSAPDVEGGNWRIWCGTRNGTYGIATLHPTDEAATCSE encoded by the coding sequence ATGCGCCTCTCCGGGTCGCTCGCCTGCTTCTTCCTGGCACTCTCCACCGCCCCCATCGCCTTCGCGGGGAGCGGCGTCTTCGTCACTGAAGAAGCCGTGGACGCGGTGGACCAGCCCGAGTCCTCCAAGGTCGTCTTCTCCGTGCAGCCGGGCGTGTCCTATCCGCTCATGAAGAAGGGCGGCCCCGACCGCGCGTGGTGCAAGCTCCAGGGTCCCAAGGCGGAGGGCTGGGTGCTCTGCGATGGCACGCCCACGGATGCCGTCCAGAAGGCACCGGGCACGGACGCGCTCGTGCGCGCGGACCATGAGAACACGCGCCAGCAGCAGGCATCGCGAGGCGGTGGAGTGTCCCTCGCGGAGGCGAGGCCCATCGGGAGCGGAGCCGGTGCGGGTGCTCCCGCGGCGGAGCCGGACGACGGGGAAGAAGTCACGGTGGCGGTGCGCGCACCCGCGGGTCGCGCGGCGGCTCCGGGCGACGCGGCGGCGTGCGCGAGCACGTGTGATCAACCGCCCCTCTTCGCCAAGGCCCCTGCGCTGTCCGCGATGGACCGTGAGGTGCTGGACCTGTGCCCCGCGCGTCCCGATGCGAGCGTGAGCGCCGGAGACGTGCAGCGCTTCTTCGCGAAGCACTACGACGACGCGCGGGTGCAGCGCGCGCTGTCCGCGGCGGGCCGTCCGGGCTCGCGGCAGGCGAACATCGAATGGCTCACGAGCCTGTGGGTGAGCACCGGCCCGCGCAACGCGTTCACGCACGTCTTCTGCGGGGACGACTGGCAGCGCGGCCCGATTGGCGGCCTCCACTTCCTGCCCCGTTACGCGCAGCTCGAGGCGGAAGGAAAGGTCTGCTACCAGGGCCCGGCCAGGGGCGAAGAAGCAGTGCGCGGTGAGCAGTACCTCATCCGCTTCAACGGCCTGTCCCCGTGGTCCTGCGGCGTGAAGCGCACGGGCAGCTTCGCGACGTCGCAGGACGCGGTCTCCATCGCGGCCATCGGAACCCGGGCGTTCGCGCGCTGCTGTGCGCGCGGCGGGGCGAAGAAGGAGGGCGGCGTGTACTCGGCGCCGGACGTGGAGGGCGGCAACTGGCGCATCTGGTGCGGCACGCGCAACGGCACCTACGGCATCGCCACGCTGCACCCCACCGACGAAGCCGCCACCTGCTCGGAGTAG
- a CDS encoding serine/threonine-protein kinase — MNAPTPVSKPIRVFGNYEIQSLLGKGGMAEVYRARVRSGPYEGWTVALKRLLPALTRDPASVDLFRREAQLSRQLDHPNIVKVLDAGMLDDVSFLVMDLVDGRDLGHILRRCKARGIPLPVDFAVYLAKVLMEALAYAHTATGPDGKPLGIVHCDVSPSNLFISRVGEIKLGDFGVSRVLVDGKLQGGEVLGKPYYLSPESLQGAVTPEADLWAASVVLYELLTLGRPFVGSTPEEVFAGILSRKYRPLRAVRPDIPQALDDVLARAFAENPEDRFSSAEEYAKALSPHFDENVGTPLAIAAVVRGLFGTTDEMPAYRGSPSNGPSEDNG; from the coding sequence GTGAACGCGCCGACTCCCGTGTCGAAGCCCATCCGCGTCTTCGGCAACTACGAAATCCAGTCGCTGCTGGGCAAGGGCGGCATGGCCGAGGTGTACCGCGCGCGCGTGCGCTCTGGTCCCTATGAAGGCTGGACGGTCGCGCTCAAGCGGCTGTTGCCCGCGCTCACCCGCGACCCGGCGTCGGTGGACCTCTTCCGCCGCGAGGCGCAGCTGTCGCGCCAGCTGGACCATCCGAACATCGTGAAGGTGCTGGACGCCGGGATGCTGGACGACGTGTCCTTCCTGGTGATGGACCTGGTGGACGGGCGCGACCTGGGCCACATCCTGCGCCGGTGCAAGGCGCGCGGGATTCCGCTCCCCGTCGACTTCGCGGTGTACCTGGCGAAGGTGCTGATGGAGGCGCTCGCGTACGCGCATACCGCCACGGGCCCGGACGGCAAGCCGCTGGGCATCGTCCACTGCGACGTGTCCCCGTCCAACCTGTTCATCTCCCGCGTGGGGGAGATCAAGCTGGGCGACTTCGGCGTGTCGCGCGTGCTGGTGGACGGCAAGCTCCAGGGCGGCGAGGTGCTGGGCAAGCCGTACTACCTGTCCCCGGAGTCGCTGCAGGGCGCCGTCACGCCGGAGGCGGACCTGTGGGCCGCGAGCGTGGTGCTCTACGAGCTGCTCACGCTGGGCCGGCCCTTCGTGGGTTCGACGCCGGAAGAGGTCTTCGCGGGCATCCTGTCGCGCAAGTACCGGCCCCTGCGGGCAGTGCGTCCGGACATCCCGCAGGCGCTGGATGACGTGCTGGCGCGCGCGTTCGCGGAGAACCCCGAGGACCGCTTCTCGTCCGCGGAGGAGTACGCGAAGGCGCTGTCGCCGCACTTCGACGAGAACGTGGGGACGCCGCTGGCCATCGCGGCGGTGGTGCGCGGCCTGTTCGGCACCACGGACGAGATGCCCGCGTACCGGGGCTCGCCGTCCAACGGCCCCTCCGAAGACAACGGGTAG
- a CDS encoding 5-formyltetrahydrofolate cyclo-ligase, translated as MSETAADTVAAAAEKKVTLREELTARRKAMTNDLIDERGLKVQSRFLASPYYQNARTVALYAPIRGEVPTRDILIAALQDEKIVCYPLSHVHGRILAFRAIKSESELEPGRLGVREPTNSSDLIAVDQIDLFVVPGLGFSPDGKRLGRGGGYYDATLKAASSRSRRVGLAFNDQIVQVLPTTIDDVDMDQIVTESQTMRGLCRSFDFLDT; from the coding sequence GTGAGCGAGACGGCGGCGGATACGGTGGCGGCGGCGGCGGAGAAGAAGGTAACGCTTCGTGAGGAACTGACGGCTCGCCGCAAGGCGATGACCAATGACCTCATCGACGAGCGTGGCCTCAAGGTCCAGTCTCGATTCCTGGCATCGCCCTACTATCAGAATGCGCGGACGGTAGCGCTCTACGCCCCCATCCGGGGCGAGGTGCCTACCCGGGACATCCTCATCGCGGCGTTGCAGGACGAGAAGATCGTCTGCTACCCGCTGTCCCACGTGCACGGGCGAATCCTGGCCTTCCGGGCCATCAAGTCGGAGAGCGAGTTGGAGCCAGGACGCCTGGGCGTCCGGGAGCCCACGAACTCCTCGGACCTGATCGCGGTGGATCAGATCGACCTGTTCGTGGTGCCCGGTCTGGGCTTCAGCCCGGACGGCAAGCGGCTGGGGCGCGGAGGTGGCTACTACGACGCCACCCTCAAGGCGGCCAGTTCGCGCAGCCGCCGGGTGGGTCTGGCCTTCAACGACCAGATCGTCCAGGTGCTGCCCACGACGATTGACGACGTGGACATGGACCAGATCGTCACGGAGAGCCAGACGATGCGCGGCCTGTGCCGCAGCTTCGACTTCCTGGACACCTGA
- a CDS encoding SDR family NAD(P)-dependent oxidoreductase, giving the protein MKPMNFRGRWVLITGASSGLGLEMARLLAKEHGAHIIAVARREDRLTALKAELESAHGVQVLPLSADLTKPGDAARVFETATAGRTVDGVILNAGVTYFGHALEQQPESFDAMLATNITSVVRMSQLFGAHFAKQSGGGALMLVASTAGFAPLPYQTAYAATKSFVISYGRGLAYELRKAGVSVTVFAPGGIATEMLSVSGLDRKFKAGDVGIMSAEACARTAVEAFVHRRELSVPGVLNRFLATMMKLLPHGFMMGRSAALYEGALPKEPPAP; this is encoded by the coding sequence ATGAAACCGATGAATTTCCGAGGCCGCTGGGTGCTCATTACCGGCGCGTCGTCTGGCCTGGGGCTGGAGATGGCCCGCCTCCTCGCGAAGGAGCACGGCGCCCACATCATCGCCGTCGCCCGCCGCGAGGACCGGCTCACCGCGCTCAAGGCGGAGCTGGAGTCCGCGCACGGCGTGCAGGTGCTGCCCCTGTCCGCGGACCTTACGAAGCCCGGGGACGCCGCGCGCGTCTTCGAGACCGCCACGGCGGGCCGCACCGTCGACGGCGTCATCCTCAACGCGGGCGTCACCTACTTCGGCCACGCGCTGGAGCAGCAGCCCGAGTCCTTCGACGCGATGCTCGCCACCAACATCACCAGCGTGGTGCGCATGTCCCAGCTCTTCGGGGCGCACTTCGCGAAGCAGAGCGGGGGCGGGGCGCTGATGCTCGTCGCCAGCACGGCGGGCTTCGCGCCGCTGCCGTACCAGACGGCCTATGCGGCCACGAAGTCGTTCGTCATCAGCTACGGACGGGGACTGGCCTACGAGCTGCGCAAGGCGGGCGTGTCCGTCACCGTCTTCGCGCCCGGCGGCATCGCCACGGAGATGCTGTCGGTGTCCGGCCTGGACCGGAAGTTCAAGGCGGGCGACGTGGGCATCATGTCCGCGGAGGCCTGCGCGCGCACCGCCGTGGAGGCGTTCGTGCACCGCCGCGAGCTCTCCGTGCCCGGCGTCCTCAACCGCTTCCTCGCGACGATGATGAAGCTGCTGCCCCACGGCTTCATGATGGGGCGCTCGGCCGCGCTGTACGAAGGCGCTTTGCCGAAGGAGCCGCCCGCGCCTTGA
- a CDS encoding Fic family protein, which produces MKERYQDIDEKNEQLREYLEIYKGKPPAREYLDRFEMSWIYHDAALEGVVYTHQELMAALFPERTAAEASMIPVVLEIRNHKAVADFIREEAVGAKKQSALTLTTIKRMHDLFLGNTPEALAERARMERRERTEKELAKERDRAGLRKDMPLHRTYFHDITQPAKIQARLEKLVDHTASAEFREFHPIKQAAVVQHEFLQIFPFTEHSGKVGRMCSNLILLRNGYMPAVIHSIDRQRYYESFRAPVATFRTVLMDAMENSLDNGVKYFRDLGRKYKTVE; this is translated from the coding sequence GTGAAGGAACGCTACCAGGACATCGACGAGAAGAACGAGCAGCTGCGCGAGTACCTTGAGATCTACAAGGGCAAGCCGCCGGCGCGTGAGTACCTCGACCGCTTCGAGATGTCGTGGATCTACCACGACGCCGCGCTCGAAGGCGTCGTGTACACGCACCAGGAGCTGATGGCCGCGCTCTTCCCGGAGCGCACGGCGGCGGAAGCCTCCATGATCCCGGTGGTGCTGGAGATCCGCAACCACAAGGCGGTGGCGGACTTCATCCGCGAGGAGGCCGTGGGCGCGAAGAAGCAGTCCGCGCTCACGCTCACCACCATCAAGCGGATGCACGACCTCTTCCTGGGCAACACGCCGGAAGCGCTGGCCGAGCGTGCGCGCATGGAGCGCCGCGAGCGCACGGAGAAGGAGCTGGCCAAGGAGCGCGACCGCGCGGGGCTGCGCAAGGACATGCCCCTGCACCGCACCTACTTCCACGACATCACCCAGCCCGCGAAGATCCAGGCGCGGCTGGAGAAGCTCGTGGACCACACCGCCAGCGCGGAGTTCCGCGAGTTCCACCCCATCAAACAGGCGGCGGTGGTGCAGCACGAGTTCCTGCAGATCTTCCCCTTCACCGAGCACAGCGGGAAGGTGGGGCGCATGTGCAGCAACCTCATCCTGCTGCGCAACGGCTACATGCCCGCGGTCATCCACTCCATCGACCGGCAGCGCTACTACGAGTCCTTCCGCGCGCCCGTGGCCACGTTCCGCACGGTGCTGATGGACGCGATGGAGAACTCGCTGGACAACGGCGTGAAGTACTTCCGCGACCTCGGCCGCAAGTACAAGACGGTGGAGTAG